AATATTTTCCGCTGCGGGGAATGAATTTATGTGCTGATCTCAACTCATGTTTAAAAATCTTCTCAAATTTGTTATAAAGTCTTTCATTGGTCAGGTCAAAAACACGATCGGCAAAAACCAGCGAGTCAGGAATATGGAAATTTTGATTTACAGCAACTCTGCTGTTGGAAATATCCAATTCTATTTCCAGTGAATCAATAATAAAATCATAATTTTGAAGTTGCAGGTAAAGAGAATCTAACTTCTGATCTTTATATGAAATGACTTTATATAATGAATCAATAACCGCATTTTCGTTCATAGGTTCTAATTTTTGAATTTCCGGCTCTGCTGTTTTATTTAAACTGCAGCCAGCAACAACTAATATCAATAAAAGAATAATTAATAAGTGTTTCATTTTAGGAAATCTCCATCATTCTTTCCGCATAATTTGTATCGTAATATTTCAAGTAATTTCCTGTTCGTATATCTTCTATCCATTCTTGATGATTTACATACCATTCAATAGTTTCCTGCAATCCATCTTCAAATTTTACTTCCGGTTTCCAGCCCAGTTCATTTTGAATTTTACTGGAATCCAGGGCATATCGGAAATCGTGCCCCTGACGATCTAAAACAAATTGAATGTGAGATTTAGATTCCGGGAATTTTTGTAATAAGTGTTCCACAAGTTTCAGATTTTCCCAGTTATCTCCGGTTCCAACATTATAGGTTTCTCCTGGAATTCCTTTGTGCAAAACAAGATCGATAGCTTTGCAGTGATCATTCACATGCAGCCATTCACGAATATTTTGTCCATCACCATAAAGTGGAAGCTCTTCATTTAGAAGAGAATTCACTATCATTAGTGGAATTAGTTTTTCCGGGAACTGAAAAGGGCCGTAATTATTGCAGGCTCGAATAATATTTACAGGTTGCTTGAAAGTTTGATGTGCCACACGGATAAGCAAATCTGCAGAAGCTTTGCTGGCTGCGTAAGGATTATTGGGATTTAATTTATCATCTTCCTTGCTGGCTATTCCGGTCGGCAAAGAACCATAAACTTCATCCGTGGAGATTTGAACGAATTTCTTTACTTTATTTTCTCGTGACTGATTTAACAATATCTGAGTTCCGATTATGTTGCTTGTAAGGAAAATATCGGGATTTACAATACTTCTATCCACATGAGATTCTGCAGCAAAATGAACAACATAATCAGGATTGAATTGCTCAAAAACGTTTTTTATATCCAGGGCATTTGCCACATCACCTTCCACGGAAATTAAATTTTCCAAGTTTCCGGCATAAGTTAATTTATCAAAATTTATAACCTTACAATCGGGATACTTTCCCAACATATATTTTATGAAATTCGATCCGATAAAACCGGCTCCACCGGTTACCATTACGATCTTCATATCTTTATTTGGATCTTCAAAAAAATTAAAAACTTCATCTTTGTGAGGGGTCATCGAAATTTATTCCTTTCAAATAAGATTGAGTAAAATATAAAAAACAGGAGCTGCCAACAACAGGCTGTCAAAACGATCCAGCACTCCACCATGACCAGGCAGGAAATGCGAGCTGTCTTTTACACCGGCATCTCTTTTCAGCATCGATTCAAATAAATCTCCGAATTGGCCAAAAATACCTACAGAAACAGCCAGGGATAAACTTTGCAGAATTGTATAATTACCAAAATATCCAAAAATAAATGAGGCAACAAAACTCATCAGAATTCCAGCTATAAAGCCTTCGGCAGATTTATTCGGACTAACAGAAAAAACATTGCGATGTTTACCCAGATAACGTCCGGCAAAATAAGCTGCAGAATCAGTAAGCCAGATCATGCCGATCAAACTGAAAAGCAGGAATCCACCATTATCCAGCATTCTTATCCTGAAAAGAGAACTCATAAAAACCGAAATGTAAACACAGAAAAATATCGATGCAGAAACTCTGTTGAATGAACCAGTAATTCGACTTAGCAGAATATCGATTCCGGTAACAACAATAAAAACCAGAACCAGAGAAGCAAACATATGAAAAAGGCTGAAATAAGCTGACATAAAAAAGATCAGAATGCCCATTATCAGGACTACGCGTGGAACATTTATTCCCTTTTCAATAAAGATCTCTCGCAGTTCAAACATGAGCGCTAAAACTACCAAACTCAAAAAAGAGGATAGTACAATTCCACCTGTGAAGAAGATCAATAAGATCGTTGGTATAAAAAACAATGCCATCAAAAGTCTTTTAATAAGTTCCATTAGCTCCTCATTTTTCCTGAATGTCATCCTGAGCGTAGTTGAAGGATGAAGAGCAGGAAAGATTAATCGTCCGTGACTCTTCGACTTCGCTCAGAGTGACAGACAAATTTTTATTTAATTGAGTCTTTGAATATATCTTCAACCCTTAGTCCTCCTAAAGTCGGACAGCTCCCTTGTAAGGTAGCGAATATGGAATTGTCTGTAAATCATCTCTTTCCAAATCTTCTTTTACGCTTTTGAAAATCTATTATCGCTTCCAGGAATTCCTGTTTGGAAAAATCCGGCCAGAATGTATTAGTGAACCAGAGTTCGGCATAAGCAGTCTGCCAAAGCAGAAAATTGGAAAGCCGCTCTTCCCCGCTTGTTCGTATCACCAGATCAACATCAGGCATTCCCGCAGTATAAAGATAATTATTTATCAATTCTTCTGTTATCTCATCAGGAATTTTTTCTTCTTTTATATCTTTTGAAATATTTCTAAAAGCATCTGCCAGCTCTTTTCTTCCGCCATAATTCATGGCAATGTTCAAATGCAATCCTGTATTATTCCAGCTTTTGCGGCAGGTTGCCATCACTTTTTTATTATAGGATTCATCCAATTTTTCTTTAGTACCAATAAACCTGATATTCACGTTATTTTCATTCAGTTCATCGATCTCTTTCACAAGCGAATCCATGATCAATTTTAGTAGATAAGAAACTTCCGTTTTACTGCGTCCCCAGTTTTCGGTGGAAAAAGCATAAACAGTAAGATACTCCAGATCGATATCTCCACAAACTTCCACAATATTGTGAAGAGCCGTCACACCTTCGCGATGTCCCTGAACTCGCTTCAGATCATGTTCTTTTGCCCAGCGCCCGTTGCCATCCATTATGATAGCAATATGCTGCGGCATTTTTTCTTTATCCAGCCTAAAAATCAAATCTTCTAAATTTTTTTCATTCATCTATTATACTCACTTCTTGTAGATCACGGCGTAGTTCAGCATTTCGTAACGAAGCCGGATCATTTCTCAGCTCTCACTTCTAACTTCTGCTCTGCTTTCATTTTAAGAAAAGCGTTTATGAACTGATCCAGATCGCCATCCATAACAGCATCTGTGTTTCCGGTTTCATGATTTGTGCGATGATCTTTCACCATCTGATAAGGATGGAAAACATAGGATCGAATCTGATTTCCCCAACCAATATCAGTTTTAGCATCCTGCAGTTTCTGGCGTTCTTTTTCGCGTTCTTCTTCTCTCATCTGAAAAAGCCTTGATTTCAGGATCTTCATGGCTACTTCTTTATTGATGATCTGCGATCTTTCGTTCTGGCACTGCACCACAATTCCTGTAGGAATGTGGGTAATACGTACAGCCGAATCGGTAGTATTTACTCCCTGACCACCTTTTCCGCTGGAACGATAAGTATCGATGCGCAGATCTTTGGGATCAATTTCTATTTCGTCATCATCTTCAATTATTGGATAAATGAACACAGAAGCAAATGAAGTTTGACGCTTCCCCTGAGCATTAAAGGGAGAAATCCTGACT
The Candidatus Cloacimonadota bacterium genome window above contains:
- the rfbB gene encoding dTDP-glucose 4,6-dehydratase; this encodes MKIVMVTGGAGFIGSNFIKYMLGKYPDCKVINFDKLTYAGNLENLISVEGDVANALDIKNVFEQFNPDYVVHFAAESHVDRSIVNPDIFLTSNIIGTQILLNQSRENKVKKFVQISTDEVYGSLPTGIASKEDDKLNPNNPYAASKASADLLIRVAHQTFKQPVNIIRACNNYGPFQFPEKLIPLMIVNSLLNEELPLYGDGQNIREWLHVNDHCKAIDLVLHKGIPGETYNVGTGDNWENLKLVEHLLQKFPESKSHIQFVLDRQGHDFRYALDSSKIQNELGWKPEVKFEDGLQETIEWYVNHQEWIEDIRTGNYLKYYDTNYAERMMEIS
- a CDS encoding phosphatidate cytidylyltransferase, whose protein sequence is MELIKRLLMALFFIPTILLIFFTGGIVLSSFLSLVVLALMFELREIFIEKGINVPRVVLIMGILIFFMSAYFSLFHMFASLVLVFIVVTGIDILLSRITGSFNRVSASIFFCVYISVFMSSLFRIRMLDNGGFLLFSLIGMIWLTDSAAYFAGRYLGKHRNVFSVSPNKSAEGFIAGILMSFVASFIFGYFGNYTILQSLSLAVSVGIFGQFGDLFESMLKRDAGVKDSSHFLPGHGGVLDRFDSLLLAAPVFYILLNLI
- a CDS encoding isoprenyl transferase, with the translated sequence MNEKNLEDLIFRLDKEKMPQHIAIIMDGNGRWAKEHDLKRVQGHREGVTALHNIVEVCGDIDLEYLTVYAFSTENWGRSKTEVSYLLKLIMDSLVKEIDELNENNVNIRFIGTKEKLDESYNKKVMATCRKSWNNTGLHLNIAMNYGGRKELADAFRNISKDIKEEKIPDEITEELINNYLYTAGMPDVDLVIRTSGEERLSNFLLWQTAYAELWFTNTFWPDFSKQEFLEAIIDFQKRKRRFGKR